A window of Cyanobacteria bacterium GSL.Bin1 genomic DNA:
TACGTATCGGTAGGATGAGTGAGCTATTCCCTGTGTAAATCGTTAAGCGCGTTGATTGGGGTGGAATCCAAGCCAGGGGCCAATAAGAGGTAGAAATAGAGATGCGAAAACGATGCCCTTCCGGGAAACTTTGGGCGATATCATTGAGTTGGACACGGACGCGATAGCGTTTTCCGGGTTCTAGGAATTGGGGCGTTTCGTTGCTATCACGATGGATCAAATTGAGTAAGCCGTAAGTGACTCGCGTAGCGTTATCATCAGGAGCAATATCAGAGAGTCGAATTGCAATCATCGCTACCGGTTGGCTAGAAGATAATTCCAAGTCCACAACCGGTGCCCCTAAAATTTCTAAGGGCTCTTGCAAGTAGTCACTATCAAAAACCAGAGAACCGCCATCTTCTTCTCGTTGATCATGAGGTAAATCAGGTGGGGCGCTATAAGAACACCATTTCCCTGCAAATAGCCCTACACTCAAGGGAGATTGGATGGCTAATTCTGTCTCCGGAACGGTTTCTCCTGGTGCAGCAATTTCACAAGAACCAAGAGGGTAAACCTGCTTCTGGATATGAGAAGAGGGCCATTCTGGTTCTGCCACCCAGCGACCTGGGCGAATGGAATACTTGGTGGTTGGCGGGACACTCTCTTGCATCCAAACCCGTAACATGGGTTCATCCATGATGCCCGTTTCAATTCCTTTGAGCCAATTATCCCACCACCGCAGTGCTTCTTGTAAAAATCCGATCGCGGGACCGGGGGTTGCCATGTGAGGATATTTATGACTCCAAGGTCCAACTAGACCCAGTCGCGGAACGTTTAGATTAGCCAGCAGGCGAAAAACGGCATTAGAATAGCCATCTGCCCAGCCACTAATCGTCATTACCGGGCAAGTGATGGCATCAAAATCTTCGCAAATGGAACCGTGCTTCCAGTAATCATCGCGGTCAGGATGACTTAACCAGGTTTCCAGCCACAAACCACTGCCTTTAAGTCGTTCCAGCCACATCTCTCGCCACCGCTGACCAACCACTTCTGGATCGGGCGGACAAGAATTATAGGCGAACATCACAGAGGCCCAAGACAAGTTATCTCCTAGTAAGCAACCGCCCATGTAATGGACGTCATCAGCATATCGATCATCTGTTGAGCAAAGACTGATCACAGCTTTGAGCTCCGGCGGGCGTCTTGCTGCGATTTGCAAGCCATTAAACCCGCCCCAAGAAATGCCAATCATCCCCACTGCACCGTTACACCAAGGTTGGTCTGCCAGCCAACGCAACACTTCAATGCCATCATCTTGTTCTTGTTCCAGGTACTCATCGGTAAGTACCCCATCGGAGTCCCCACTACCGCGAATATCAACGCGGAGGCAGGCATAGCCATGACCGGCAAAATAGGGATGAGTGCGGGCATCTCGTTCAATGGTGTGGTCACGTTTGCGATAGGGGATATATTCTAAAATAGCGGGAACGGGATTGTCTTCTGCCCCTTCTGGCAGCCACACCTGAGCAGCTAAACGACAACCGTCGCTCAGTGGGATCCAAATATTTTCAATTGTTTTTACCGGATAGGGGAAGGATGTGACAGTCTTCAACGGGCAGTCTCCTCTACTAGCCATAGCGCAACGTTGATATATTATTATAGTTTGTCTTTTCCAGTTGAGGTGGACCAATGACCAATGACTAATAACAAAAATCAAAATTGCTACGCTGTGTTTAGACATTACATCAGCGCTCGAAAATGATTGGCAACCCTGATCTCCGTCTTTCTTCTCAGTACACGGTACGTTGGCAAGAACAAATCAAAAATATTTCTCAATCGCAATGGGATGCTTTGGCTTTACCCCTGGCGACACCTTTTTTAGAGTGGCAATGGTTGCACACTCTGGAACAATCGGGAAGTGTCAGTCCACGTCGCGGCTGGCAACCTTGTCATTTAACAATCTGGAAACAGCAGAATTTAGTTGCTGCTGCCCCCCTGTATTTGAAGGGCCATAGTTATGGGGAATTTGTCTTTGATCAACAGTGGGCAAATTTAGCCTATCGCCTGGGTGTTGACTATTATCCCAAACTGTTGGGCATGACACCATTGACGCCTGCAGTTGGGTATCGGTTTTTGATGGCTCCCGATGAAGATGAGGAGATGCTGACAGAACTCATGGTTCATGCGATTGATGAATTCTGCGATCGCGAAAAGATTGCCGGTTGTCATTTCTTATTTGTTGATCCCGAGTGGAAACCTCGACTTGAACAATGTGGCTTTCGGGCATGGCAACACCATAGCTACATTTGGGAAAATGCGGGATTAAGCAGTTTTGACGACTATTTAAAACTTTTTAATGCCAACCAACGGCGCAACATTAAGCGGGAACGGAAGAAAGTCGAAAAAGCCGGTTTAGAAATGAAAGTTCATGCGGGAGAAGATATTCCCCATTGGATGTTTCCGCTCATTTATCAGTTTTACAGCAGCACCTGCGACCAATTTTTTGGCATGAGTAAATATCTGAATCGGAAATTCTTTGAGCAACTTTATCCCCATTATGCCCACCGGGTTGTCGTCTTTGCTGCTTATACCGAAGATAATCGTCGTCCCGTGGGCTTATCGTTTTGTCTGCGAAAAGGAGAGAACCTATATGGGCGCTATTGGGGCTGTTTTGAGGAGTTTGATTGTTTACATTTTGAAGCGTGTTACTATCAACCGATTGACTGGTCAATCGCGCAAGGGATAAAGATGTTTGATCCCGGGGCTGGCGGTCGTCACAAACGTCGCCGGGGGTTTCCCGCAAAAGTTAACTACAGTTTACATCGCTTTTACCATCAACGGATGAGCCAGATTCTCAATGCTTATATTGAGGAAATTAATGAGATGGAACAAGCGGAAATTGAAGCCATTAATCAGGATTTACCGTTTACGAAAAAAGAGATTGAACTCGATCCCAATCGCGTTTAATTCGTCATTCGTCATTCGTCATTCGTCATTGGCATCTCAGATAATTGACCAGGATGAAAGAGAAATCAGAAATAATCTCTTTCATCCTTTTTCTGAATTGACCAACAACCAATGGTTACAAGGTCGTGTATCCTAACATTCCACGCAGGGTAAAGAAAATAAGGAAAAAGCCACTGACGAGAATGCCAATTAAAGCGGTTGCTGTGACAGGGCGATTAAAAAGGGGTTTGAGCCGTTCAAAAAGGGCAAAGAAAATGCCTAAACTAAAACTAATTAGATAGCGGGGATAACGAGAAACATTCTGAAAAAAATCTTGCATGGCCAATCAATGGGGTGATTAAGTATTGCTCTTTCTATTTTAATCTGGAGCGTTACATTGTTGAAAACCAACCCTTTTTGGTAGGGGTTTCAACCAGATCTTTTTTTCAAAACTGACTAAGATCATTAGTAAATGGGAAAGAAAAGTTTGATTAAAGAAAATCCTTTAAATGAAGGAGGTTAATTTAAGATGCAACCCACTAATCCTAACCAATTTACAGAAAAAACTTGGGAGGCAATTGTCCGGCTTCCTGATTTAGCCAAACAAAACCAACAGCAACAAATTGAAAGTGAACATTTGTTGAAATCGTTGTTGGAACAAGACGGACTCGCCAGTAGTATTTTTAGTAAGGCAGATGTGAGTGTGCAACGGTTGCGCGATCGCGCCGATGAATTTATTGCCAAACAGCCGAAAATTTCTAATACGGGCGGGTCAGTTTATTTAGGACGAAGCTTAGACGCTTTATTTGACCGTGCGGATAACTACCGCCAAAAGCTTGAAGATGAATACATTTCGATCGAACACTTGATCCTCTCCTTTGCCCAAGACGACCGCTTTGGCAAAGCCCTTTACAAAGAGTTTGGACTCACTGAAGAGAAACTGAAAAATGTGATCAAAGAAATTCGCGGTTCGCAGAAAGTGACGGATCAAAACCCAGAAGGAAAATATGAAGCCCTAGAAAAATATGGGCGTGATTTAACCGAATGGGCACGGCAAGGGAAACTGGATCCAGTGATTGGGCGGGATGATGAGATTCGACGGACGGTACAAATTTTATCGCGACGGACCAAAAATAATCCGGTTCTAATTGGGGAACCCGGTGTGGGAAAAACTGCAATTGTGGAAGGATTAGCCCAACGGATTGTCAGTCGGGATGTACCGGAATCATTGCGCGATCGGAAACTGATTGCCCTCGATATGGGCGCCCTCGTTGCCGGGGCTAAATATCGCGGTGAATTTGAAGAACGCCTGAAAGCCGTGCTGAAAGAGGTGACCGATGCCGAAGGTCACATCATCATGTTCATTGATGAAATTCACACAGTTGTTGGTGCCGGGGCAACCCAAGGGGCAATGGATGCCGGAAACTTACTGAAACCCATGCTAGCGCGGGGTGAATTGCGCTGTATTGGCGCGACCACCTTGGATGAATATCGTAAACACATTGAAAAAGATGCGGCCTTAGAACGGCGATTCCAAGCGGTTTATGTGGATGAACCGGATGTAACGGATACCATTTCTATTTTACGCGGTTTGAAAGAACGCTACGAAGTCCACCACGGGGTTAAAATCTCGGATCGGTGTCTGGTCGCAGCAGCTGTGTTATCGGATCGTTATATCAGCGATCGTTTTTTACCGGATAAAGCCATTGACTTAGTTGATGAATCGGCAGCGAAGTTAAAAATGGAGATTACTTCCAAACCAGAAGAATTAGATGAAATCGACCGCAAGATTCTACAACTGGAAATGGAACGCCTCTCTTTACAAAAAGAGGATGATACTGCATCCCAAGAACGTCTGGAAACCCTAGAAAAAGAACTGGCCAATCTCAAAGAAGAACAAGACGAACTGAATGCGCAATGGCAAGCAGAAAAAGAGGTCATTGACCAGATTCGCAGTATTAAAGAAACCATCGACCAGGTTAACCTCGAAATCCAACAAGCCGAACGGGATTATGATCTCAATCGGGCGGCAGAACTCCGCTATGGCCGTTTGACCGAACTGCAACGGCAACGGCAAGACGCAGAAAATAAACTGGAAGAAATGCAAAGCAGTGGACACACCCTACTGCGGGAAGAAGTTGCTGAAGCGGATGTTGCGGAAATTATCTCAAAATGGACGGGAATTCCCATCAGTAAATTGATGGCATCCGAGAAAGAGAAACTCTTACACCTAGAAGACGAACTCCATGAACGCGTCGTGGGACAAGAAGAAGCGGTTCGTGCCGTTTCTGAGGCAATACAGCGATCGCGCGCTGGCTTATCTGATCCCAATCGTCCCACCGCTAGCTTCATTTTCCTCGGACCCACTGGGGTCGGTAAAACGGAGTTAGCAAAAGCCTTGGCATCTAACCTCTTCGATACCGAAAATGCTTTAGTGCGGGTCGATATGTCTGAATACATGGAAAAACACGCGGTTTCCCGACTGATTGGTGCGCCTCCGGGCTATGTCGGGTATGAAGAAGGGGGACAACTCACCGAACCCATCCGCCGTCGTCCTTACTCCGTCATTCTCTTTGATGAAATCGAGAAAGCCCACCCCGATGTGTTTAACGTCATGTTGCAAATTCTCGATGATGGTCGTCTGACCGATTCCCAAGGACGAGTGGTGGACTTCAAAAACACCATTATCATCATGACCAGTAACATCGGTTCTGATCTCATTCTCGATGTTGCCGGCGACGATTCTCGTTACGATGAAATGTACAATCGGGTCATGGGGGCAATGCGAGACAGTTTCCGTCCGGAATTCCTCAATCGTATTGATGAGATTATCATCTTCCATGCCCTGCAGCGCGATCAATTACGAGACATTGTCCGCTTACAAACCCAGTATCTCGAAGATCGTCTCAGTGAACAAAAACTCTCCTTGAAACTCTCCCAAGAAGCGTTAGATTTCCTTGCCGATATTGGCTACGATCCCGTTTACGGCGCACGTCCCTTAAAACGGGCGGTGCAGCGTTATGTGGAAACCCCGATCGCGAAATCCTTACTGAAAGGAGACTTTAGTGAAGGGGATACTCTCTTTGCTGATGTTGCTGATGAACGACTGACCTTTAAGCGCTTACCGATGGAAATGTTAACGAATCGCTAATTTTCATCGAGAGAGATTGAGTTGCAGTAAGGGTGAACAGCAGTTTGCCCTTACTTTTTTTGCAATGCGCCACGCGAAGCGGATTTCTGCGAGATCGCTTTCTTGGGTATTATTCTGATTGGTAATTGTTATTAATGATGGCTTCCAATTCTTTAATGGCTTGAAGGCTTCCTACTTGCCAAGAGCGTTCGATAGCATTCGGGATCAGATTAACTAGAGGAAGATGAGGAAATGTGGGGCTAACATCAGACTTGATGTAGTTTTCATTTTGGAGAATGTAAATCGTTAACTGCCCACTATCGTAAATCCATAGTTCGGGTACTTGGATTGCTTGATAGGCATCAAGAGTCGTTTTGGAAGTGACATCGCATTCAATCGCTAAATCTGGTGGCGGATCGTTCGATTGTAGGCGACGACGACTAATCATCCGTTGATAATTTTGGATATAAAAGCAAGCATCGGGCTCTACTCCTGCGATTCCTTCTTGCTTAAAAGTAGTCGAACCAAAAGGCTCGTATCCTTGACTGGTGGCTTTTAACAAAATTTTGACAAGATCAGAAATTAGTTCCTTTGGTCTTTCATGTTCGGGTAAGGGAACCATAACTTCTAACGTACCTTGACTGTAGCTCAATCTAGCACTACGATTTTCTCCCAATTCTCGCAGCACTGATTCAAATTCCGACCAGCTGATATCCGAAATGGTAACTTTACTTCCAGGAGCTAATTTAATCTGACTAACGGGTTTCGTAAAAGGAATCGTAGCAGTCATAATTAAAAGTAAGCAGGAATTGGTATTGCCTGAATTAATCTCATCTTAGCAGTCGAATAGTTAAGGAATTCAGAAAGAACTATGTTGTTGAAACTGCTGTGATCGCTCTATCGGATTTTGTTTCTGGCGATCGCTTATTAGCTCAAGTTCGATAAAAATTGGAGTTGGGAAGTGCGATTGAACGCTGACTAAAATATAAGCGTAAACGGACTATAATTCCCAGCGCGATCGCGCTGTGAGCAATCAATCTTAGAAATGTAATTTG
This region includes:
- a CDS encoding Uma2 family endonuclease produces the protein MTATIPFTKPVSQIKLAPGSKVTISDISWSEFESVLRELGENRSARLSYSQGTLEVMVPLPEHERPKELISDLVKILLKATSQGYEPFGSTTFKQEGIAGVEPDACFYIQNYQRMISRRRLQSNDPPPDLAIECDVTSKTTLDAYQAIQVPELWIYDSGQLTIYILQNENYIKSDVSPTFPHLPLVNLIPNAIERSWQVGSLQAIKELEAIINNNYQSE
- a CDS encoding CocE/NonD family hydrolase — translated: MASRGDCPLKTVTSFPYPVKTIENIWIPLSDGCRLAAQVWLPEGAEDNPVPAILEYIPYRKRDHTIERDARTHPYFAGHGYACLRVDIRGSGDSDGVLTDEYLEQEQDDGIEVLRWLADQPWCNGAVGMIGISWGGFNGLQIAARRPPELKAVISLCSTDDRYADDVHYMGGCLLGDNLSWASVMFAYNSCPPDPEVVGQRWREMWLERLKGSGLWLETWLSHPDRDDYWKHGSICEDFDAITCPVMTISGWADGYSNAVFRLLANLNVPRLGLVGPWSHKYPHMATPGPAIGFLQEALRWWDNWLKGIETGIMDEPMLRVWMQESVPPTTKYSIRPGRWVAEPEWPSSHIQKQVYPLGSCEIAAPGETVPETELAIQSPLSVGLFAGKWCSYSAPPDLPHDQREEDGGSLVFDSDYLQEPLEILGAPVVDLELSSSQPVAMIAIRLSDIAPDDNATRVTYGLLNLIHRDSNETPQFLEPGKRYRVRVQLNDIAQSFPEGHRFRISISTSYWPLAWIPPQSTRLTIYTGNSSLILPIRKPRESDKALPPFPEPEGAPPIEKTMIEPADLRWTVIRDLAKDESTLEVIKDEGKYYLEHIDLKLGWQTKEWYTFCDNDFNSARGETYCLRTFERKDWSVKTVTCTVLTSDESYYYIDATLDAYEGDQRVYSQSWDRQIPREGGTKFIESSE
- a CDS encoding GNAT family N-acetyltransferase, with the translated sequence MIGNPDLRLSSQYTVRWQEQIKNISQSQWDALALPLATPFLEWQWLHTLEQSGSVSPRRGWQPCHLTIWKQQNLVAAAPLYLKGHSYGEFVFDQQWANLAYRLGVDYYPKLLGMTPLTPAVGYRFLMAPDEDEEMLTELMVHAIDEFCDREKIAGCHFLFVDPEWKPRLEQCGFRAWQHHSYIWENAGLSSFDDYLKLFNANQRRNIKRERKKVEKAGLEMKVHAGEDIPHWMFPLIYQFYSSTCDQFFGMSKYLNRKFFEQLYPHYAHRVVVFAAYTEDNRRPVGLSFCLRKGENLYGRYWGCFEEFDCLHFEACYYQPIDWSIAQGIKMFDPGAGGRHKRRRGFPAKVNYSLHRFYHQRMSQILNAYIEEINEMEQAEIEAINQDLPFTKKEIELDPNRV
- a CDS encoding DUF751 domain-containing protein, whose translation is MQDFFQNVSRYPRYLISFSLGIFFALFERLKPLFNRPVTATALIGILVSGFFLIFFTLRGMLGYTTL
- the clpB gene encoding ATP-dependent chaperone ClpB: MQPTNPNQFTEKTWEAIVRLPDLAKQNQQQQIESEHLLKSLLEQDGLASSIFSKADVSVQRLRDRADEFIAKQPKISNTGGSVYLGRSLDALFDRADNYRQKLEDEYISIEHLILSFAQDDRFGKALYKEFGLTEEKLKNVIKEIRGSQKVTDQNPEGKYEALEKYGRDLTEWARQGKLDPVIGRDDEIRRTVQILSRRTKNNPVLIGEPGVGKTAIVEGLAQRIVSRDVPESLRDRKLIALDMGALVAGAKYRGEFEERLKAVLKEVTDAEGHIIMFIDEIHTVVGAGATQGAMDAGNLLKPMLARGELRCIGATTLDEYRKHIEKDAALERRFQAVYVDEPDVTDTISILRGLKERYEVHHGVKISDRCLVAAAVLSDRYISDRFLPDKAIDLVDESAAKLKMEITSKPEELDEIDRKILQLEMERLSLQKEDDTASQERLETLEKELANLKEEQDELNAQWQAEKEVIDQIRSIKETIDQVNLEIQQAERDYDLNRAAELRYGRLTELQRQRQDAENKLEEMQSSGHTLLREEVAEADVAEIISKWTGIPISKLMASEKEKLLHLEDELHERVVGQEEAVRAVSEAIQRSRAGLSDPNRPTASFIFLGPTGVGKTELAKALASNLFDTENALVRVDMSEYMEKHAVSRLIGAPPGYVGYEEGGQLTEPIRRRPYSVILFDEIEKAHPDVFNVMLQILDDGRLTDSQGRVVDFKNTIIIMTSNIGSDLILDVAGDDSRYDEMYNRVMGAMRDSFRPEFLNRIDEIIIFHALQRDQLRDIVRLQTQYLEDRLSEQKLSLKLSQEALDFLADIGYDPVYGARPLKRAVQRYVETPIAKSLLKGDFSEGDTLFADVADERLTFKRLPMEMLTNR